A genome region from bacterium includes the following:
- a CDS encoding Bro-N domain-containing protein, giving the protein MPIQPALFEAHEIRRVYDEDSETWWFSVVDIIQVLTQQADYQPARKYWNKLKERLGKEGSQLVTNCHQLKMTADDGKQRLTDVATAETLLRLVQSVPSPKAEPIKRWLAKVGYERMQEMADPALSLDRARKTWQKHGRSEKWIQQRMTGQETRNKLTDYWANHEIRKGEEFAILTNIIHQEWSGVSVKTHKARKGLHDQNLRDHMSEAELIFSALAELSTRQIAETDDATGMAENKVAATQGGAIAKQARKELEARTGRPVVSADNFLPPVKRSLPMPIKKAGKKK; this is encoded by the coding sequence ATGCCGATTCAGCCCGCTCTTTTCGAGGCCCACGAGATCCGCCGTGTCTATGACGAGGATAGCGAGACCTGGTGGTTCTCGGTCGTCGACATCATTCAGGTGCTGACCCAGCAGGCGGATTACCAGCCAGCGCGCAAGTACTGGAACAAGCTGAAAGAACGGCTTGGCAAGGAAGGAAGCCAACTGGTGACGAATTGTCACCAGTTGAAAATGACCGCTGATGACGGCAAGCAGCGTCTCACCGACGTCGCCACCGCCGAAACTTTGCTGCGCCTGGTGCAGTCCGTCCCCAGCCCGAAGGCGGAGCCGATCAAACGTTGGCTGGCCAAGGTCGGTTACGAACGCATGCAGGAGATGGCCGACCCGGCGTTGTCGCTGGATCGCGCCCGCAAGACCTGGCAGAAGCACGGGCGCAGCGAGAAGTGGATCCAACAGAGGATGACCGGGCAGGAGACGCGCAACAAACTGACCGATTACTGGGCGAATCACGAAATCAGGAAAGGCGAGGAGTTCGCCATTCTCACCAACATCATTCATCAGGAATGGTCGGGCGTGAGCGTGAAGACACACAAGGCCAGGAAGGGCTTGCACGATCAGAATCTGCGCGACCACATGAGCGAGGCGGAACTGATTTTCTCCGCGCTGGCGGAGTTGTCGACGCGACAGATCGCCGAAACGGACGACGCGACCGGGATGGCCGAGAACAAGGTGGCAGCCACACAGGGCGGAGCGATCGCCAAACAGGCGCGCAAGGAACTGGAGGCCAGGACCGGCAGACCCGTGGTGTCCGCCGACAATTTTCTGCCGCCCGTCAAGCGATCACTCCCCATGCCCATAAAGAAGGCCGGGAAGAAAAAGTGA
- a CDS encoding restriction endonuclease subunit S: MKRGWETKTVGDVAEVIAGQSPEGSFYNTSGDGLPFYQGKKEFGDKVLGAPTTWTSQITKVALEGDVLMSVRAPVGPVNFATQKSCIGRGLAAIRSGKDLDRNFLFYLLQSKQEEISGTEGAVFASINKREIQQIEIPLPMLPEQQRIVGILDEAFEGLATAKANAEKNLQNARALFESHLQSVFTQRGKGWVEKPLGSIANFRNGINYTKDSKGECIKIVGVRNFQKNYFAPLDDLDTVTIDGELSGLDSLKQDDILSVRSNGNIELIGRCILVGEVEEKVSHSGFTIRIRLSNGEVLPKYLCHFMKSSRARKRLTEGGTGTNIKSLNQGMLSALGIPFPPIATQKVLVEKLEILSEETQRLESLYQRKLAALEALKKSLLHQAFGGQL, from the coding sequence GTGAAGCGCGGATGGGAAACGAAAACGGTGGGGGATGTTGCAGAAGTAATCGCTGGCCAGTCCCCTGAAGGTTCGTTCTATAACACTTCCGGTGATGGCTTACCGTTCTACCAGGGGAAGAAGGAGTTCGGCGATAAAGTCCTCGGCGCACCGACAACATGGACGAGCCAGATTACAAAAGTCGCTTTGGAAGGCGACGTGCTGATGTCCGTGCGTGCGCCGGTCGGCCCGGTCAACTTTGCTACACAAAAATCCTGCATCGGTCGCGGCTTGGCGGCAATTCGTAGCGGCAAGGATTTGGACAGGAACTTTCTTTTCTACTTATTACAATCGAAGCAGGAAGAAATAAGCGGTACTGAGGGAGCGGTTTTCGCATCAATTAACAAGCGTGAAATCCAGCAAATCGAGATTCCGCTCCCCATGCTCCCAGAACAGCAACGGATCGTTGGCATCCTCGACGAAGCGTTTGAGGGCCTCGCCACCGCCAAAGCGAACGCCGAAAAAAACCTCCAAAATGCCCGCGCCCTCTTTGAAAGCCACCTCCAATCCGTCTTCACTCAGCGCGGTAAGGGGTGGGTGGAGAAACCGTTGGGCAGCATCGCGAACTTCCGAAACGGAATTAACTACACGAAGGACAGCAAAGGCGAGTGCATCAAGATCGTAGGCGTGAGAAATTTCCAGAAGAATTACTTTGCGCCGCTGGATGACCTCGACACAGTTACGATTGACGGCGAACTCAGCGGATTGGATTCGTTGAAACAGGATGATATTCTCTCTGTCCGCTCAAACGGTAATATTGAACTGATCGGTCGGTGCATTCTGGTGGGCGAAGTGGAGGAGAAGGTATCACACTCGGGCTTCACAATTCGCATCAGACTCTCGAACGGTGAAGTGCTGCCGAAATACCTGTGTCATTTCATGAAGTCTTCCAGGGCCAGGAAACGACTCACCGAGGGAGGCACAGGCACGAATATCAAGAGTTTGAACCAAGGAATGCTTTCAGCATTGGGAATACCATTTCCGCCGATCGCCACGCAGAAAGTTCTCGTAGAGAAACTCGAAATCCTCTCCGAAGAAACCCAACGCCTCGAATCTCTCTACCAACGCAAGCTCGCTGCCCTAGAGGCGTTGAAGAAGTCGCTCCTTCACCAAGCCTTCGGAGGTCAGTTGTAA
- a CDS encoding methylmalonyl-CoA carboxyltransferase translates to MSLEEKFEVLRKRNAIAMEGGGRKRIETQHAQGKLTARERVELLLDPNTFVELDRFVQHRCADFEMEKFLGDGVITGHGKVNGRLVYVFAQDFTVYGGSLSEAYAEKICKIMDHAVRNGAPVVGLNDSGGARIQEGVQSLAGYADIFLRNTLSSGVVPQISAIMGPCAGGAVYSPAITDFILMVKNTSYMFVTGPDVIKTVTHEEVTKENLGGAMAHNERSGVAHFAAEDEKECLYLIRELLSFVPQNNMEDPPAVTPKDSPDRTDESLNQVVPDIPTKPYDIRDVIRKVADDGDFFEIQEHYARNIVIGFARMNGRSVGVVANQPAILAGCLDINSSIKGARFVRFCDAFNIPLLTFVDVPGFLPGTTQEYGGIIKHGAKLLYAFAEATVPKVTVITRKAYGGAYDVMSSKHIRGDVNFAYPTAEIAVMGPDGAVNIIFRKELVKSGNPEGTKAELVADYRERFASPYKAAELGYIDEVIMPSETRPNVIKAFEMLKNKRDTNPPRKHGNIPL, encoded by the coding sequence ATGTCGCTCGAAGAGAAGTTCGAGGTGTTGCGCAAGAGAAACGCCATTGCCATGGAAGGGGGCGGCAGGAAGCGGATCGAGACCCAGCACGCGCAGGGGAAGCTGACGGCGCGGGAGCGGGTCGAGCTTCTCCTTGACCCGAACACCTTCGTCGAGCTGGACCGCTTCGTCCAGCACCGCTGCGCCGACTTCGAGATGGAGAAGTTCCTCGGGGACGGCGTGATCACCGGGCACGGGAAGGTGAACGGGCGGCTCGTCTACGTCTTCGCCCAGGACTTCACCGTGTACGGCGGCTCCCTCTCCGAGGCGTACGCGGAGAAGATCTGCAAGATCATGGACCACGCGGTCCGCAACGGGGCCCCGGTCGTAGGCCTGAACGACTCCGGCGGCGCGCGCATCCAGGAGGGGGTCCAGAGCCTCGCCGGATACGCCGACATCTTCCTGCGGAACACCCTCAGTTCGGGGGTCGTCCCCCAGATCTCCGCGATCATGGGGCCGTGCGCCGGCGGCGCCGTCTACTCCCCCGCGATCACCGACTTCATCCTGATGGTGAAGAACACCTCCTACATGTTCGTCACGGGCCCGGACGTCATCAAGACGGTCACCCACGAGGAGGTCACGAAGGAGAACCTCGGCGGGGCGATGGCCCACAACGAGCGCAGCGGCGTGGCGCACTTCGCGGCCGAGGACGAGAAGGAGTGCCTCTACCTCATCCGGGAGCTGCTCTCCTTCGTCCCGCAGAACAACATGGAAGACCCCCCCGCCGTGACGCCGAAGGACTCCCCTGACCGGACGGACGAGAGCCTGAACCAGGTGGTCCCCGACATCCCGACGAAGCCGTACGACATCCGGGACGTGATCAGGAAGGTCGCGGACGACGGGGACTTCTTCGAGATCCAGGAGCACTACGCGAGGAACATCGTCATCGGGTTCGCGCGGATGAACGGGCGCTCCGTCGGCGTCGTGGCGAACCAGCCCGCGATCCTGGCCGGCTGCCTCGACATCAACTCCTCGATCAAGGGGGCGCGCTTCGTCCGCTTCTGCGACGCCTTCAACATCCCGCTGCTGACCTTCGTCGACGTGCCGGGCTTCCTGCCGGGCACGACCCAGGAGTACGGCGGGATCATCAAGCACGGGGCGAAGCTCCTGTACGCCTTCGCGGAGGCGACCGTCCCCAAGGTGACCGTCATCACCCGCAAGGCGTACGGCGGGGCGTACGACGTCATGTCCTCCAAGCACATCCGGGGGGACGTCAACTTCGCCTACCCGACCGCCGAGATCGCCGTGATGGGCCCCGACGGGGCGGTGAACATCATCTTCCGGAAGGAACTCGTCAAATCCGGCAACCCGGAGGGGACCAAGGCCGAGCTGGTGGCCGACTACCGGGAGCGCTTCGCCTCGCCGTACAAGGCGGCCGAGCTCGGCTACATCGACGAGGTCATCATGCCCTCGGAAACCCGGCCGAACGTCATCAAGGCGTTCGAGATGCTGAAGAACAAGCGCGACACGAACCCGCCGCGCAAGCACGGCAACATCCCGCTGTAG
- a CDS encoding FAD-binding protein, translating into MNPDALSALGKLFGDRLRTSLEMRICYSFDATGKKFLPDAVVYPVNAEEVRQAVLLANLHRFPVIPRGAGSGFSGGSLPVRGGVVLSTERLDRIVTIDTENLYAVVEPGVVTETLKQAARERGLFYPPDPASLKFSTLGGNIAECAGGMCAVKYGVTRDYVLGLEAVLGTGELLRTGVATAKGVVGYDLTRMLVGSEGTLGIVTRATLRLVPLPGAAATLLALFHGNRRSVEAVNAIVAARVTPSAMELMDRTAIDCVQALMPVPLPEGTGSALLLEVDGPEGQVAREADLLTEVCRAHGAIEVRRACDAPGREELWKLRRSISPSLRRLAPVKLNEDIVVPRSRLADMFDFLTGLSARKRVAIVTFGHAGDGNIHVNIMISGTDADETRRAEEAVGEVFRKTVEMGGTISGEHGVGISKAPFFEMEVGPLGVAVMKRLKECFDPNGILNPGKIFLDEAAVRG; encoded by the coding sequence ATGAATCCTGACGCCCTTTCCGCGCTGGGGAAGCTGTTCGGCGACCGCCTGCGAACCTCCCTTGAGATGCGCATCTGCTACTCGTTCGACGCCACCGGGAAGAAGTTCCTTCCCGACGCCGTCGTCTACCCCGTGAACGCCGAGGAGGTCCGGCAGGCCGTCCTGCTCGCCAACCTCCACCGGTTTCCCGTAATCCCGCGGGGAGCGGGATCCGGCTTCTCCGGCGGCTCGCTGCCGGTCCGGGGCGGGGTCGTCCTCTCCACGGAACGGTTGGACCGGATCGTGACGATCGATACGGAGAACCTGTACGCGGTCGTCGAGCCGGGGGTGGTGACGGAGACGCTCAAGCAGGCGGCGAGGGAGCGCGGGCTGTTCTACCCGCCGGATCCGGCGTCCCTCAAGTTCAGCACCCTCGGGGGGAACATCGCCGAGTGCGCGGGGGGGATGTGCGCGGTGAAGTACGGCGTCACCCGCGACTACGTCCTCGGCCTCGAGGCGGTGCTGGGAACCGGGGAGCTCCTCCGCACCGGCGTCGCCACGGCGAAAGGGGTCGTCGGGTACGACCTCACCCGGATGCTCGTGGGCTCCGAGGGGACCCTCGGGATCGTCACGCGGGCGACGCTCCGGCTCGTCCCGCTGCCCGGGGCGGCGGCGACGCTGCTGGCGCTGTTCCACGGGAACCGCCGGTCCGTCGAGGCCGTCAACGCGATCGTCGCGGCGCGGGTGACTCCCTCCGCGATGGAGCTGATGGACCGCACCGCCATCGACTGCGTGCAGGCGCTGATGCCGGTCCCGCTCCCCGAGGGAACGGGGAGCGCCCTGCTGCTGGAGGTCGACGGGCCGGAAGGCCAGGTCGCGCGGGAGGCGGACCTCCTCACGGAGGTATGCCGCGCCCACGGGGCCATCGAAGTCCGGCGGGCCTGCGACGCTCCGGGGAGGGAAGAGCTCTGGAAGCTGCGCCGCTCGATCTCCCCGTCGCTGAGACGTCTCGCACCCGTCAAGCTCAACGAGGACATCGTCGTCCCGCGCAGCCGCCTCGCCGACATGTTCGACTTCCTCACCGGTCTCTCCGCCCGCAAGCGGGTCGCGATCGTCACCTTCGGCCACGCGGGGGACGGCAACATCCACGTGAACATCATGATCTCGGGCACGGACGCGGACGAGACGCGGCGCGCGGAGGAGGCGGTCGGGGAAGTGTTCCGCAAGACCGTCGAGATGGGAGGGACGATCTCGGGAGAGCACGGGGTGGGGATCTCCAAGGCGCCGTTTTTCGAGATGGAGGTCGGCCCGCTCGGCGTCGCGGTGATGAAACGGCTCAAGGAGTGCTTCGACCCGAACGGGATCCTCAACCCCGGGAAGATCTTCCTCGACGAGGCCGCGGTGCGCGGGTGA
- the accC gene encoding acetyl-CoA carboxylase biotin carboxylase subunit, giving the protein MFRKILIANRGEIAVRVLRACKELGIRTVAVFSEVDRKALHTRYADEAYCIGPAPAGESYLVIDKIIDVAKRAGAEAIHPGYGFLAENPLFADRCEKEKIKLIGPSAHAMRTMGSKTLARKTVQAAGVPVVPGTVEPITTEAEVVRVAKEIGFPVMLKATAGGGGKGLRLVREESELSSSLRMAKSEAKSAFSDDSVYIEKYIENPRHVEIQILGDRHGNYAHLCERECSIQRRHQKVVEESPSVIVTPEMRSAMGKVAIEAARAVKYEGAGTCEFLVDRDRNFFFLEMNTRLQVEHPVTEMVTGIDIVKEQIRVAAGERLSICQEDVKQSGHAIECRVYAEDPERNFMPCPGVVTSLRIPGGPGVRDDSGMYEGSEIPIYYDPIISKLVAWGKDRTEAIARMKRALAEYVVTGVKTTIPFHIRVMNSRHFIEGNFDTNFIDKVFFKEEEARQLANEEVALVTAAIQVFTGERKRAVARQPGEAAGPVSMWKYSTRPGIRKIG; this is encoded by the coding sequence GTGTTCCGGAAGATCCTGATCGCGAACCGCGGAGAGATCGCCGTCCGGGTGCTCCGCGCCTGCAAGGAGCTGGGGATCCGCACGGTGGCGGTCTTCTCCGAGGTCGACCGGAAGGCCCTCCACACCCGCTACGCCGACGAGGCGTACTGCATCGGCCCCGCGCCGGCGGGGGAATCGTACCTGGTGATCGACAAGATCATCGACGTGGCGAAAAGGGCCGGCGCCGAGGCCATTCACCCAGGGTACGGCTTCCTCGCGGAAAACCCGCTGTTCGCCGACCGGTGCGAGAAGGAGAAGATCAAGCTGATCGGCCCCTCCGCCCACGCCATGCGGACGATGGGCTCCAAGACGCTCGCGAGGAAGACGGTCCAGGCGGCGGGCGTCCCCGTCGTCCCGGGGACCGTGGAGCCGATCACGACGGAGGCGGAGGTCGTCCGCGTCGCGAAGGAGATCGGCTTCCCCGTCATGCTGAAGGCGACCGCCGGGGGCGGCGGGAAGGGGCTGCGGCTGGTGAGGGAGGAGTCCGAGCTTTCGTCCTCCCTCCGGATGGCGAAGTCCGAGGCGAAATCCGCCTTCAGCGACGACTCCGTCTACATCGAGAAGTACATCGAGAACCCCCGCCACGTGGAGATCCAGATCCTCGGGGACCGGCACGGGAACTACGCCCACCTGTGCGAGCGCGAGTGCTCCATCCAGCGGCGCCACCAGAAGGTGGTCGAGGAGTCCCCCTCCGTCATCGTCACCCCGGAGATGCGTTCCGCGATGGGGAAGGTGGCGATCGAGGCGGCGCGGGCGGTGAAGTACGAAGGCGCGGGGACGTGCGAGTTCCTCGTGGACCGGGACCGGAACTTCTTCTTCCTCGAGATGAACACGCGCCTCCAGGTGGAGCACCCGGTCACGGAGATGGTGACCGGGATCGACATCGTCAAGGAGCAGATCCGCGTGGCGGCCGGGGAGAGGCTCTCGATTTGCCAGGAGGACGTGAAGCAGTCCGGGCACGCGATCGAGTGCCGCGTCTACGCCGAGGACCCGGAGCGGAACTTCATGCCGTGCCCCGGCGTGGTCACCTCGCTGCGCATCCCCGGCGGCCCCGGCGTGCGGGACGACTCGGGCATGTACGAGGGGTCCGAGATCCCCATCTACTACGACCCGATCATCTCCAAGCTGGTGGCGTGGGGGAAGGACCGGACGGAGGCGATCGCCCGGATGAAGCGCGCCCTCGCCGAGTACGTGGTCACCGGGGTGAAAACCACCATCCCCTTCCACATCCGCGTGATGAACAGCCGGCACTTCATCGAGGGAAACTTCGACACGAACTTCATCGACAAGGTGTTCTTCAAGGAGGAAGAGGCGCGCCAGCTCGCCAACGAGGAGGTCGCCCTGGTCACGGCGGCGATCCAGGTGTTCACCGGGGAGCGGAAGCGCGCGGTGGCCCGGCAACCCGGGGAGGCGGCCGGTCCCGTCTCGATGTGGAAATACTCCACGCGTCCGGGCATCCGGAAGATCGGGTAG
- a CDS encoding (Fe-S)-binding protein: MMDADLKALTGLCAKCGTCRTVCTLYPERKAEIAVARGKIALIEAALSGEDADAEGVQEALTDCLLCGRCERACPNQVLVEEIVMKGRADLAEKVGIPAWKRVLFGKVMTSPAATEIARKAAAAGQRLLPGKIPTASGLHYRFPGGTGGGRTVPKLPAKGFIESLGKGEGVTGEVMLFVGCVFDHVFPGVGRAAYETVKASGKSVAVFRDAACCGLPAMVSGDRRSASECAEANVRRLRAAEPATIVFPCGSCLLMFRRNVFSLIPKGAPAHDDAVFVANHAVDYASFLLSSGVLDRIPDPPPGEKVGEIGYHDPCHLSGTLGKGPEAREVLSRSVGPAFSEMAGADLCCGYGGTFNVRDYPTSARIGENKVTVAARGGTKVISTACSGCVLQMRDMAARTGPSLRVVHIAELVRQALFRK; the protein is encoded by the coding sequence GTGATGGACGCCGACCTCAAGGCGTTGACCGGCCTGTGCGCGAAGTGCGGCACCTGCCGGACGGTGTGCACCCTCTACCCGGAGCGGAAGGCGGAGATCGCCGTCGCCCGGGGGAAGATCGCCCTGATCGAGGCGGCGTTGAGCGGTGAGGACGCCGACGCGGAGGGGGTGCAGGAGGCGCTGACCGACTGCCTCCTGTGCGGCCGGTGCGAGCGGGCGTGCCCCAACCAGGTGCTGGTCGAGGAGATCGTGATGAAGGGGCGCGCCGACCTCGCGGAGAAGGTCGGGATCCCGGCCTGGAAGCGGGTTCTCTTCGGGAAGGTGATGACGTCCCCGGCGGCGACGGAGATCGCCCGGAAGGCCGCCGCCGCCGGACAGCGGCTGCTGCCCGGGAAGATCCCCACCGCGAGCGGTCTGCACTACCGGTTCCCCGGGGGGACCGGAGGGGGGCGTACCGTCCCGAAGCTGCCCGCGAAGGGATTTATCGAGTCCCTCGGGAAGGGGGAGGGGGTTACCGGCGAGGTGATGCTCTTCGTCGGCTGCGTCTTCGACCACGTCTTCCCCGGGGTGGGGCGCGCCGCGTATGAGACCGTCAAGGCGTCGGGGAAATCCGTGGCGGTCTTCCGGGACGCCGCGTGCTGCGGCCTCCCCGCCATGGTGTCCGGGGACCGTAGGTCCGCCTCGGAGTGCGCGGAGGCGAACGTGCGCCGCCTGCGGGCCGCGGAGCCGGCGACGATCGTCTTCCCCTGCGGATCGTGCCTCCTCATGTTCCGGAGGAACGTCTTTTCCCTGATCCCGAAGGGCGCTCCCGCGCACGACGACGCGGTGTTCGTTGCGAACCACGCGGTGGACTACGCGAGCTTCCTCCTCTCCTCGGGGGTTCTGGACCGTATCCCGGATCCGCCGCCGGGGGAGAAGGTCGGGGAGATCGGGTACCACGACCCGTGCCACCTGTCGGGGACGCTCGGAAAGGGTCCCGAGGCGAGGGAGGTGCTGTCGCGGTCCGTCGGCCCGGCGTTCTCCGAAATGGCGGGCGCGGACCTGTGCTGCGGCTACGGGGGGACGTTCAACGTGCGCGACTACCCGACCTCCGCGCGGATCGGGGAGAACAAGGTGACGGTCGCGGCGCGCGGCGGGACGAAGGTGATCTCCACCGCCTGCTCGGGGTGCGTCCTCCAGATGCGGGACATGGCCGCGCGGACGGGCCCCTCCCTTCGCGTCGTCCACATCGCCGAGTTGGTCCGCCAGGCCTTGTTCCGGAAGTGA
- a CDS encoding biotin/lipoyl-binding protein — MSYVATIGEREVKVTVEELGGAGYKVAIDGVEHVVDAHQVAGQLWSVLYRGASFVVDVTQLPTEEYEVLIQGDCHKFTLMNEQRRAMIRAGGKGSAGKAMLTSPMPGKVVKLLVNEGQEVEAGQGVIVVEAMKMENELKSALAGKVKEIFVSEGEIVESGAKLLLVE; from the coding sequence ATGAGCTACGTTGCGACGATCGGCGAGCGGGAAGTGAAGGTCACCGTCGAGGAGCTCGGCGGGGCGGGCTACAAGGTGGCCATCGACGGGGTGGAGCACGTCGTGGACGCCCACCAGGTGGCCGGCCAGCTCTGGTCGGTCCTGTACCGGGGCGCTTCCTTCGTGGTGGACGTGACCCAGTTGCCGACCGAGGAGTACGAGGTGCTCATCCAGGGCGACTGCCACAAGTTCACCCTGATGAACGAGCAGCGCCGGGCGATGATCCGGGCGGGCGGCAAGGGCTCCGCCGGGAAGGCGATGCTCACCTCTCCGATGCCCGGGAAGGTGGTCAAGCTCCTGGTCAACGAAGGGCAGGAGGTCGAGGCCGGCCAGGGAGTGATCGTCGTCGAGGCGATGAAGATGGAGAACGAGCTGAAATCCGCCCTCGCGGGGAAGGTGAAGGAGATCTTCGTGTCGGAAGGCGAGATCGTCGAGTCGGGGGCGAAGCTGCTCTTGGTGGAATAG
- a CDS encoding type II toxin-antitoxin system HicB family antitoxin, with product MSTISLRLSQSLHRRVRDLAKQDEISINQFIATALAEKMSALMTSDYLGERAKRGRRGKFERAMAKVRNIEPDKKDAL from the coding sequence ATGAGCACGATCAGTCTTCGTCTTTCGCAGTCACTTCATCGGCGGGTTAGGGATCTCGCAAAACAAGACGAGATTTCCATCAACCAGTTTATTGCGACAGCACTAGCGGAGAAAATGTCAGCGCTGATGACAAGCGATTACTTGGGGGAGCGTGCCAAGCGCGGTCGCCGGGGGAAGTTTGAGCGCGCAATGGCAAAGGTTCGAAATATCGAACCTGATAAGAAAGATGCTCTGTAA
- a CDS encoding type I restriction-modification system subunit M, whose amino-acid sequence MFEQAFKNIDDVLWKEAGCTTELDYTEQTSWLLFLKYLDGLEQDLADEAALEGKKYSYILDKPYRWETWASPKGKDGKLDHNAAMTGDDLRDFVNQKLFPYLHKFKVKASGPNTIEYKIGEIFGEIKNKIGSGYNLREIIDHIDELHFRSQTEKHELSHLYEAKIRNMGNAGRNGGEYYTPRPLIRAIVQVVRPRLGERIYDGAVGSAGFLCEAYEYLKQTHPKRTTAQDRILQERTFYGKEKKSLAYVIAIMNMILHGIEAPNILHTNTLSENIADIHEKDRFDVVLANPPFGGKERKEVQQNFPIRTGETAFLFLQHFIKMVKAGGRAGVVIKNTFLSNTDNASTSLRKLLLESCNLHTVLDCPGGTFQGAGVKTVVLFFEKGAPTRKVWFYQLDPGRNLGKTNPLNDDDLAEFVQLQKTKADSPKSWSVEVAGIDTATFDLSVKNPNGGEAVTHRSPQKIMDEIAALDAESAEVLRNIRGLL is encoded by the coding sequence ATGTTCGAACAAGCCTTCAAAAACATCGACGACGTCCTCTGGAAAGAAGCGGGATGCACCACCGAGCTGGATTACACGGAACAGACGTCTTGGCTTCTGTTCCTGAAATACCTCGATGGACTCGAGCAGGACCTCGCCGATGAGGCCGCGCTGGAGGGGAAGAAGTACAGCTACATCCTCGACAAACCCTACCGTTGGGAAACCTGGGCCTCGCCCAAGGGGAAGGACGGCAAGCTCGACCACAACGCCGCGATGACCGGCGATGACCTCCGCGACTTCGTCAATCAGAAGCTCTTCCCTTACCTTCACAAGTTCAAGGTAAAGGCCAGCGGACCGAACACCATCGAATACAAGATCGGCGAGATCTTCGGAGAGATCAAGAACAAGATCGGCAGCGGCTACAACCTGCGCGAAATCATCGACCACATCGACGAACTGCACTTCCGCTCGCAGACCGAGAAGCACGAGCTCTCGCACCTCTACGAGGCCAAGATCAGGAACATGGGCAACGCCGGGCGCAACGGCGGCGAGTATTACACCCCGCGCCCGCTCATCCGCGCCATCGTCCAGGTCGTGCGGCCTCGCCTCGGCGAACGCATCTACGACGGCGCGGTCGGCTCGGCGGGCTTCTTGTGCGAAGCTTACGAATACCTTAAGCAGACCCATCCCAAGCGCACCACCGCGCAGGACCGCATCCTTCAGGAGCGCACCTTCTACGGCAAGGAGAAGAAGTCTCTCGCCTACGTCATCGCGATCATGAACATGATCCTGCACGGCATCGAAGCGCCGAACATCCTGCACACCAACACGCTTTCCGAGAACATCGCCGATATTCATGAGAAGGACCGCTTTGACGTGGTGCTGGCCAATCCCCCCTTCGGCGGCAAGGAGCGCAAGGAGGTCCAGCAGAACTTTCCTATTCGAACCGGCGAGACCGCCTTCCTGTTCCTCCAGCACTTCATCAAGATGGTCAAGGCAGGTGGCCGCGCGGGCGTGGTCATCAAGAACACCTTCCTCTCCAACACCGACAATGCCTCGACGTCCCTGCGCAAACTGCTCCTGGAAAGCTGCAACCTGCACACGGTCCTCGACTGCCCCGGCGGCACCTTTCAGGGCGCGGGTGTTAAGACCGTGGTGCTCTTCTTCGAGAAGGGCGCCCCCACGCGCAAGGTCTGGTTTTACCAGCTCGACCCCGGCCGGAATCTTGGCAAGACGAACCCGCTGAACGACGACGACCTCGCGGAATTCGTCCAACTTCAAAAGACAAAGGCCGATTCGCCCAAATCCTGGAGCGTGGAGGTTGCGGGCATCGACACCGCCACCTTCGACCTATCGGTCAAGAATCCGAACGGAGGCGAGGCGGTCACGCACCGCAGCCCGCAGAAAATCATGGATGAGATCGCGGCGCTGGATGCCGAGAGCGCTGAGGTGCTGAGGAACATCAGGGGATTGCTGTGA